A portion of the Zootoca vivipara chromosome 6, rZooViv1.1, whole genome shotgun sequence genome contains these proteins:
- the ZNF593 gene encoding zinc finger protein 593, translated as MAPSRCRRTGSHKAHSLARQWKTKRRRRDLDQIHEDMLPEKSAKLLRQEPDPDMPGSAQHYCLHCARYFVDLKSMKDHFRSKVHKKRLKQLSEEPYTQEEAERAAGMGSYIPPKKVEVHTQPLEEMEESG; from the exons ATGGCCCCTAGCAGATGTCGCCGGACAGGCTCCCACAAGGCACATTCCTTGGCGCGCCAGTGGAAGACGAAGCGGCGGCGCCGGGATCTGGATCAGATCCACGAGGATATGCTGCCTGAAAAATCGGCCAAGCTGCTGCGCCAAGAGCCGGACCCTGACATGCCTGGGAGCGCCCAGCACTATTGCCTGCATTGCGC GCGATACTTCGTTGATTTAAAAAGTATGAAGGATCACTTCAGATCTAAGGTTCACAAAAAGAG ACTGAAGCAGCTGAGTGAGGAGCCATACACCcaggaggaagcagagagagcGGCTGGGATGGGGTCCTATATACCTCCTAAGAAAGTCGAAGTCCACACACAGCCGTTGGAGGAGATGGAGGAATCTGGATGA
- the C6H1orf232 gene encoding uncharacterized protein C1orf232 homolog, with protein sequence MTQGFWKVYKAKVLQTLGGELPDEEFQDERDNPELMETTDSTLLTEEGSNPVSQLARRVQGVGVKGWRSVSSLFSREDEHKLLAPEPCPDHPLAARPEEDSPSEKKTSGLWDVFATKWQQTSALEKAASKAESGDQMSEGVGAAGEMADEEASCTSLDNDLRDAEGVAFKWSFLTSKLAEIKNKSASKSN encoded by the exons ATGACTCAGGGATTCTGGAAGGTCTACAAGGCCAAAGTTCTACAGACCCTTGGCGGAGAGCTGCCGGATGAGGAATTCCAGGATGAG AGAGATAACCCTGAACTGATGGAAACCACAGACTCAACCCTGCTGACAGAGGAGGGGTCAAATCCTGTTTCTCAGCTGGCACGGCGG GTCCAGGGAGTTGGAGTCAAAGGCTGGAGAAGTGTCTCATCTTTGTTCAGCCGGGAAGACGAACATAAGTTGCTGGCTCCTGAGCCTTGTCCCGACCA CCCACTGGCAGCCAGGCCAGAAGAGGACTCCCCTTCTGAAAAGAAGACATCTGGCCTTTGGGACGTCTTTGCCACCAAGTGGCAGCAAACttcagctctggaaaaggcagctTCAAAGGCTGAGAGTGGAGACCAGATGTCTGAGGGCGTTGGGGCAGCAGGAGAAATGGCGGACGAGGAAGCCAGCTGCACCAGCCTGGACAACGACCTCCGAGACGCTGAAGGGGTGGCCTTCAAGTGGAGCTTCCTGACCAGCAAGCTGGCCGAAATAAAGAACAAAAGTGCCTCTAAGAGCAACTAG